In Halorubellus sp. JP-L1, one DNA window encodes the following:
- a CDS encoding S8 family serine peptidase, which yields MTGDDSHSWARRTFLKTTGAAGAAAAVTTTVSADTGQEKVRLNFGTANSASMSTAEAELQSETPGNAEVYRRSNDLGFISMDVPKQAAENVKEAFAKKDKFRYVEYDQQLHAMETPNDELLDEQYAPQQVRAPTAYDTTSGSSDVTISVVDQGVYYDHPDLQSRFGSVKGKDFVDSDSDPAPDSMADEYHGTHVAGIASATTDNTTGIAGISDSTLLSGRALSEEGSGSTADIAEAVRWSADQGADVINLSLGGGGYTDTMKNAVSYAVSNGALPICAAGNDGSSSVSYPAAYSECVAVSAVDSNEQLASFSQYGDKCDVAAPGVDVLSCWTEDQSTYGGKYNKISGTSMACPAASGVAALGLAAEPGLSPNELRNRLKNTAVDIGLSEQEQGAGRVDAANIVDAGTGGGNDGPSASFTVNPSSPTAGESATFDASGSSDPDGSISSYEWDFGDGSTDGGESVSHTYGSAGDYSVSLTVTDDDGATDTATETVSVQSDGGGNGAPTASFSVSPTAPVEGETVSVDASASSDGDGSIDSYEWDFGDGSTASGVTASNAYASAGDYAITLTVTDDDGASDTASQSVTVESESGGSCGDTSTSESADGYLYGYYDDQSFTYGIELADPCQATVSLEGPSGTDFDLYVTFDGRTPSTYDYDARSITYGSDEQIVVDDVDAGQEFGILVDSYDGSGSFTVTVDELGK from the coding sequence ATGACAGGCGATGACAGTCACTCTTGGGCGCGACGAACGTTCCTGAAGACGACCGGTGCGGCGGGCGCTGCGGCAGCGGTCACCACGACCGTCTCCGCGGACACCGGACAGGAGAAAGTGCGACTGAACTTCGGGACCGCGAACTCGGCCTCGATGTCCACGGCCGAAGCCGAGCTCCAGTCGGAGACCCCCGGTAACGCGGAGGTCTACCGCCGCTCGAACGACCTCGGCTTCATCTCGATGGACGTCCCGAAACAGGCGGCGGAGAACGTCAAGGAGGCCTTCGCGAAGAAGGACAAGTTCCGCTACGTCGAGTACGACCAGCAGCTCCACGCGATGGAGACACCGAACGACGAACTGCTCGACGAACAGTACGCACCCCAGCAGGTGCGTGCACCGACGGCCTACGACACGACCAGCGGGAGCAGCGACGTCACGATCTCGGTCGTCGACCAGGGCGTCTACTACGACCACCCCGACCTCCAGAGTCGCTTCGGGTCCGTGAAGGGCAAGGACTTCGTCGACTCGGACTCCGACCCGGCGCCGGATTCGATGGCCGACGAGTACCACGGCACGCACGTCGCGGGCATCGCGTCGGCGACCACCGACAACACCACGGGAATCGCGGGCATCTCGGACTCGACGCTCCTCTCCGGGCGCGCGCTCTCCGAGGAAGGCAGCGGTTCCACCGCCGACATCGCGGAGGCGGTCCGCTGGTCGGCCGACCAGGGCGCGGACGTCATCAACCTCAGCCTCGGCGGTGGCGGCTACACGGACACCATGAAGAACGCCGTGAGCTACGCCGTCTCGAACGGCGCACTCCCGATCTGTGCCGCTGGGAACGACGGCTCGTCGTCCGTGAGCTATCCCGCCGCGTACAGCGAGTGCGTCGCGGTGTCCGCGGTCGACTCGAACGAGCAACTCGCGAGCTTCAGCCAGTACGGCGACAAGTGCGACGTCGCCGCGCCCGGCGTGGACGTCCTGTCGTGCTGGACGGAGGACCAGTCGACGTACGGCGGCAAGTACAACAAGATCAGCGGGACGTCGATGGCGTGTCCGGCCGCGTCCGGCGTCGCCGCACTCGGCCTCGCGGCCGAACCGGGCCTGAGCCCGAACGAACTCCGGAACCGCCTGAAGAACACGGCCGTCGACATCGGCCTCAGCGAGCAGGAGCAGGGCGCGGGTCGCGTCGACGCCGCGAACATCGTCGACGCCGGCACCGGTGGCGGGAACGACGGACCGAGCGCGTCGTTCACCGTCAACCCGTCCTCGCCCACCGCGGGCGAGTCCGCGACGTTCGACGCGAGCGGCTCCAGCGACCCCGACGGCTCCATCAGCTCCTACGAGTGGGACTTCGGCGACGGCTCGACCGACGGCGGAGAGTCCGTCAGTCACACGTACGGCTCGGCGGGCGACTACAGCGTCTCGCTGACCGTCACGGACGACGACGGTGCGACGGACACCGCGACCGAGACCGTCTCCGTGCAGAGCGACGGCGGTGGCAACGGTGCGCCGACGGCGTCGTTCTCCGTGTCGCCGACCGCGCCCGTCGAGGGCGAGACCGTCTCCGTGGACGCGAGCGCGTCCTCGGACGGCGACGGCTCCATCGATTCCTACGAGTGGGACTTCGGCGACGGGTCGACCGCGAGCGGCGTGACGGCGTCGAACGCGTACGCGTCCGCCGGCGACTACGCGATCACGCTGACGGTGACCGACGACGACGGCGCGTCGGACACGGCCAGCCAGAGCGTCACCGTCGAGAGCGAGAGCGGCGGGTCGTGTGGCGACACGTCGACGTCGGAGTCCGCCGACGGCTACCTCTACGGCTACTACGACGACCAGTCGTTCACGTACGGCATCGAGCTCGCGGACCCGTGCCAGGCGACGGTGTCGCTCGAGGGCCCGTCCGGGACCGACTTCGACCTGTACGTGACGTTCGACGGTCGGACGCCGTCGACGTACGACTACGACGCGCGGTCGATCACGTACGGCTCCGACGAGCAGATCGTGGTCGACGACGTCGACGCCGGGCAGGAGTTCGGTATCCTCGTCGACTCCTACGACGGCAGCGGGTCGTTCACGGTCACGGTCGACGAACTCGGGAAGTAA